A stretch of DNA from Cytophagia bacterium CHB2:
AATTCACGATTGAAAAATATCCGAGCTGCGCAATATAAGCGTGCACAGAAATGATCGAAGGCTGCGCGCGCCAAAATTGCGTGCGCAAGCCAGAAAAAGCCAGGGCATATCCGGTCACAAACCAAGCGAGGTAATTGCGCGGCGGCACGGTGCCGTCCTGCCACTGCCAATAGTTCAATTTCATTGCCGCCGGCTCCATAAAAAAATCAAACAAAAGCATGAAACCCGCGATCAATCCGGCCTGCAGCACGAGGTTCGGCGTTTTCACATGAGAGAGCACACGCGCGGTTAACGCGCCAGAACAAAGCAACATCGCAAGCCAGGCAAAACCGATGGCAAGCGGAACCTCCGCAAGCGCCGGCTGCAATGTTCCGCCATAGCGATACCGTCCGAAAACCACTCCCGTTTTGACGCCGACAAGTTCGATTAAGAAACCAAACAATACAACAAGAATGCTCCACACAACAAAGCGGCGCGCCGCTTGCTTGGCATTTAGGCCCTCACCCGGCGCTTTAGAATTCGTTTTTTCGAAATGAAGATTACGCAGATAATCCCCAAAAAGCAAGAGGCCGAGGCCAATGATCATGGGCGAGGCCAGCAGGCGCATTTCTGCTTGCAGAATATCGAGCGCATGCCACAAACCTCCCGCGAGCATGAAAATGTAGATGAGAACAACGGCAATCGTTTCCTGTTTGGGATAGTGCATGGCGCTTGTCGTGGCTTACCTTTTTGAGGGAATCGGGCGGTTTTTCCAAATAATTTTGCCGGCGCGAAACCAGCGATAAGAATTCAATCCAATGATGATCGCCAACACGACCGCCACGGGATGCAGAATCACGCTGGTAAAAAGCGGTTGTTTATACTTCAACGCCAAGATGAGGCGCAAAAGGAGATTCATCAAAATGGCAAGCCCCGCCAAAGGCGCGAGAGATTCAAACCCAACGAAGAGATAAGGCGTCACGTGAATGGCGAATAACAGCGTCGCGAGCATGAAGAACGGAGCGGTTTGGAATCGCACCAAACCAAAAGCGTTTTTCGAAAAACCTTCCCACACGCCGCGCCAGGAGCGATACATGCGGCAAAACAACGCCCCGGTTCCGGGAAACACCAGAATTTTTTCACCGCGGATTTTTGCGAGACGGCTCAGCTCGACGTCTTC
This window harbors:
- a CDS encoding carotenoid biosynthesis protein, translating into MHYPKQETIAVVLIYIFMLAGGLWHALDILQAEMRLLASPMIIGLGLLLFGDYLRNLHFEKTNSKAPGEGLNAKQAARRFVVWSILVVLFGFLIELVGVKTGVVFGRYRYGGTLQPALAEVPLAIGFAWLAMLLCSGALTARVLSHVKTPNLVLQAGLIAGFMLLFDFFMEPAAMKLNYWQWQDGTVPPRNYLAWFVTGYALAFSGLRTQFWRAQPSIISVHAYIAQLGYFSIVNLVK